In Polaribacter sp. Hel_I_88, the following proteins share a genomic window:
- a CDS encoding rhodanese-like domain-containing protein has translation MIIEQIYTGCLAQGAYYIESNGEVAIIDPLREVQDYIDRASKNNSKIKYIFETHFHADFVSGHVTLAEKTGAKIVFGPTAKTNFDAIIAEDNQVFKVGDLTIKVLHTPGHTMESSCYLLKDKNGKDHALFSGDTLFLGDVGRPDLAQKGTLTQEDLAGLLFDSLRYKVMPLADDVIVYPAHGAGSACGKNLSKETVGTIGNQKETNYALRANMTKTEFIKEVTDGLLPPPAYFPLNVQMNKEGYQSIDEVIKNSAKPLSVKDFELVANTTDAIILDVRHQTEFIKGFIPQSIFIGIDGGFAPWVGALIKDTKQPILLVAPEGREEDTITRLSRVGFDNVLGYLEGSFASWQNANKEIDTLKSVSATVLGDKIEENAIVFDVRKPGEYESEHVENVPSTPLSFLNDHITEFPKKDDFYVYCGGGYRSVIASSILKARGFHNVIDVAGGYAAIRNTNIKRTDTAVCPSTLK, from the coding sequence ATGATTATAGAACAAATTTACACAGGCTGTTTAGCACAAGGTGCCTATTATATAGAAAGTAATGGCGAAGTTGCTATCATAGATCCTTTAAGAGAAGTACAAGATTACATTGATAGAGCATCAAAAAACAATAGCAAAATTAAATATATTTTCGAAACACATTTTCATGCAGATTTTGTAAGCGGTCATGTAACTTTAGCCGAAAAAACAGGAGCAAAAATTGTTTTTGGGCCTACAGCAAAAACTAATTTTGATGCTATTATTGCAGAAGATAATCAAGTTTTTAAAGTTGGTGATCTTACAATAAAAGTGTTGCATACTCCAGGACATACAATGGAAAGTTCTTGTTACCTGTTAAAAGATAAAAACGGCAAAGACCATGCTCTTTTTAGTGGAGATACGTTGTTTTTAGGTGATGTTGGAAGACCAGATTTAGCCCAAAAAGGCACTTTAACCCAAGAAGATTTAGCAGGTTTATTGTTTGATAGTTTACGCTATAAAGTAATGCCTTTGGCAGATGATGTAATTGTATATCCTGCACATGGAGCTGGTTCTGCTTGTGGTAAAAACTTAAGCAAAGAAACTGTGGGTACCATTGGCAATCAAAAAGAAACCAATTATGCTTTAAGAGCAAACATGACCAAAACTGAATTTATCAAAGAAGTTACAGATGGTTTATTGCCTCCACCAGCTTATTTTCCTTTAAATGTTCAAATGAATAAAGAAGGTTATCAGTCAATTGATGAAGTGATTAAAAATAGCGCAAAACCTTTATCTGTTAAAGATTTTGAATTGGTTGCGAATACAACTGATGCTATAATTTTAGATGTTCGTCATCAAACAGAATTTATAAAAGGCTTTATTCCACAATCTATTTTTATTGGTATTGATGGTGGTTTTGCACCTTGGGTGGGTGCTTTGATTAAAGATACAAAACAACCAATTTTATTGGTAGCTCCAGAAGGTAGAGAAGAAGACACTATTACACGTTTGTCTAGAGTTGGCTTCGATAATGTTTTGGGTTATTTAGAAGGTAGTTTTGCTTCTTGGCAAAATGCAAATAAAGAAATAGATACTTTAAAATCTGTTTCTGCAACTGTTTTAGGCGATAAAATTGAAGAAAATGCTATCGTTTTTGATGTTAGAAAACCTGGCGAATACGAAAGTGAACATGTAGAAAATGTGCCAAGTACACCTTTATCTTTTTTAAATGATCACATTACAGAATTTCCTAAAAAAGATGATTTTTATGTGTATTGTGGAGGAGGCTATCGCTCAGTAATTGCATCCTCCATCTTAAAAGCAAGAGGTTTTCATAACGTAATTGATGTTGCAGGAGGTTATGCTGCCATCAGAAATACAAACATCAAGAGAACTGATACAGCAGTTTGTCCATCCACTTTAAAATAA
- a CDS encoding rhodanese-like domain-containing protein: MSIFFINCDKKQHVESITTLELKELLATKDIQLMDVRTPEEINEGFIETAIFADYFDENFKTKASNQLDKSKKVYLYCRSGNRSEKAGVILKEAGFNVIHVSGGFNQWKKEN; the protein is encoded by the coding sequence ATGAGCATTTTTTTTATCAATTGTGATAAAAAACAGCATGTTGAAAGTATTACAACTTTAGAGTTAAAGGAATTGTTGGCTACTAAAGATATTCAATTGATGGATGTTAGAACACCAGAGGAAATAAATGAAGGTTTTATAGAAACTGCAATTTTTGCTGATTATTTTGATGAAAATTTTAAAACGAAAGCAAGCAATCAATTAGATAAAAGTAAAAAAGTATATCTGTATTGTAGATCTGGAAATAGAAGCGAAAAAGCAGGTGTTATTTTAAAAGAAGCAGGTTTTAATGTGATTCATGTTTCTGGTGGTTTTAACCAATGGAAAAAAGAAAATTAG
- a CDS encoding universal stress protein, which translates to MKKILIPIEFENNNDHVIEYAVHLHKNEACVFYLLNIYSLNIAGLQALNFLKASRDWLEKPKQKSERGLALLVDKYSAIYKESNHKFYAVSECESLIKGIQKTIENLKLDFIIMATKSKKETCFSKYASNTVKIIENIKKCPLIIMPKNQPIE; encoded by the coding sequence ATGAAAAAAATTTTAATCCCTATAGAATTTGAAAATAACAATGATCACGTTATAGAATATGCTGTTCATTTACATAAAAACGAAGCTTGTGTTTTTTATCTTTTAAATATATATTCTTTAAATATTGCTGGCTTACAAGCTTTAAACTTTTTAAAGGCTAGTAGAGACTGGCTAGAAAAACCGAAACAAAAATCTGAAAGAGGTTTAGCCCTTTTAGTTGATAAATATTCAGCAATTTATAAGGAAAGTAATCATAAATTTTATGCAGTATCTGAATGTGAAAGTTTGATAAAAGGAATTCAAAAAACAATTGAAAACCTCAAATTAGACTTCATTATAATGGCTACAAAATCTAAAAAAGAAACATGTTTTAGTAAATATGCATCAAATACAGTCAAAATTATCGAAAATATAAAAAAATGCCCATTGATAATTATGCCAAAAAATCAACCAATTGAATAA
- a CDS encoding GreA/GreB family elongation factor, with amino-acid sequence MKYGNIILEKKEYVYLKRLLNMNTYTDNSNTKSSIQRLLGELKTAQIVDEIEMPKDVIRFNSSVKVAAEHGWENTLKVVVPSEKNIKEHKISVLSPMGIALFGYSENDELVWDFPGGQSKIKIVAVTQDENHKRIEVLL; translated from the coding sequence ATGAAATACGGAAATATTATACTAGAAAAAAAAGAATATGTGTATTTAAAACGACTTTTAAATATGAATACATACACTGATAATTCCAATACAAAAAGTTCTATACAAAGATTATTAGGAGAATTAAAAACAGCACAAATTGTAGATGAAATAGAAATGCCAAAAGATGTAATTCGATTTAATAGCTCTGTTAAAGTAGCTGCAGAACATGGATGGGAAAATACTTTAAAGGTTGTTGTTCCATCAGAAAAAAACATAAAAGAACATAAGATATCTGTTTTATCGCCTATGGGAATTGCCCTTTTTGGATATTCAGAAAATGATGAACTAGTTTGGGATTTTCCTGGTGGACAAAGTAAAATTAAAATTGTTGCTGTAACACAAGATGAAAACCATAAACGAATAGAAGTATTACTTTAA
- a CDS encoding sigma-54 dependent transcriptional regulator: protein MQLRKENILIVDDDVHILELLQRHLHSWNYHTYKAISVKEAVSILKDTQIDLLITDLKMPEIDGFELIKFVTEHYPNLPKLVVTGYPSVQDSLTAIKKGVVAYLTKPFTKNELESAVITSLKNKISNSIDANSSKENKGKSYGEIIGSSEKINEVIQIIERVKNNKATIFIKGESGTGKELIARAVHYKGKFAKAPFIAVNCGGIPENLLEAELFGYTKGAFTGADKDRNGFFQAANGGTIFLDEIGNAPLNVQARLLRVLQEKEVVKVGAQKPEKIDVRIIAATNSDLKAMISKNTFREDLFYRLTVVEIHIAPLRERKEDIKPLVDKFLFTYGIEYKDRFIKINPAALQILERYDWPGNIRELENVIQRAVIMCDKIIEVQHLPDALKHSINFPDDTLVSLKEFEKKYIQKVLNSTNNNKTKAAEILGITRKTLSQKLDN from the coding sequence ATGCAATTAAGAAAAGAAAATATTTTAATTGTGGATGATGATGTACATATTTTAGAATTATTACAACGTCATTTACATTCTTGGAATTATCATACCTACAAAGCAATTTCTGTAAAAGAAGCTGTTAGTATTTTAAAAGATACACAAATAGATTTGTTAATTACAGATTTAAAAATGCCAGAAATAGATGGTTTTGAGTTGATAAAATTCGTTACAGAGCATTATCCTAACTTACCAAAATTAGTAGTTACTGGGTATCCTTCTGTGCAAGATTCTTTAACGGCTATAAAAAAAGGGGTTGTTGCATATTTAACAAAACCGTTTACAAAAAATGAGTTGGAATCTGCTGTGATTACTTCATTAAAAAATAAAATTTCTAATAGTATTGACGCAAATTCATCCAAAGAAAATAAAGGTAAAAGTTATGGAGAAATTATTGGAAGTTCAGAAAAAATAAATGAAGTTATTCAAATAATTGAACGCGTAAAAAACAACAAAGCAACTATTTTTATCAAAGGCGAAAGTGGCACTGGTAAAGAACTTATTGCAAGAGCTGTTCATTATAAAGGTAAGTTTGCAAAAGCTCCATTTATTGCTGTAAATTGTGGTGGAATTCCAGAAAATTTGCTAGAAGCAGAATTATTTGGCTATACAAAAGGGGCTTTTACTGGCGCAGATAAAGATAGAAATGGTTTTTTTCAAGCAGCAAATGGAGGTACTATTTTTTTAGATGAAATTGGCAATGCTCCTTTAAATGTGCAAGCGAGATTATTACGAGTTTTACAGGAGAAAGAAGTTGTAAAAGTTGGTGCTCAAAAACCAGAAAAAATTGATGTTCGGATTATTGCAGCAACCAATAGCGATTTAAAAGCGATGATTTCAAAAAACACTTTTAGAGAAGATTTATTTTATAGATTAACCGTTGTTGAAATACATATTGCTCCTTTAAGAGAGCGTAAAGAAGATATTAAACCTTTAGTAGACAAATTTTTATTTACATATGGCATTGAATATAAAGATCGATTTATAAAAATTAATCCAGCAGCTTTACAGATTTTAGAACGCTATGATTGGCCAGGAAACATTAGAGAATTAGAAAATGTAATTCAACGTGCTGTAATTATGTGCGATAAAATTATTGAAGTTCAGCATTTACCAGATGCTTTAAAACACAGCATAAATTTTCCTGATGATACTTTAGTTTCATTAAAAGAGTTTGAAAAAAAATACATTCAAAAAGTTTTAAATTCTACCAATAATAACAAAACAAAAGCAGCAGAAATTTTAGGAATTACCAGAAAAACATTGAGTCAAAAATTAGATAATTAG
- a CDS encoding sensor histidine kinase, whose translation MSIKNTALEERIKELTCLYEVSSIIVNADAVEISETLKAIGKSLKKGFQFPEQTEILIEIPLHSYKTGHINNEHQICADVILFNKIKGRIVASIKKKSFLFLDEEQPLLDNVALKLGNLLERIEIQQNEISLKRQMERADRLKILGELTAGIAHELNTPLANILGFAELLKDDFKNASQTTQDVDKIISNAIFAREVVKKLMFFACEMPQEKKEINIVPNIKNAINLLEATFRKEQVQHHVIIDDSELNLKADTVQITQILFNLIINAIYFSPKNGLVTIKAYQTKTHIFLEIFDEGKGILEENLDTIFQPFFSTKSPGDGTGLGLSVVHGIVASHQGTIKAKNNKLKGACFTVQLPKS comes from the coding sequence ATGAGCATCAAAAATACTGCTTTAGAAGAAAGAATTAAAGAACTTACTTGTTTGTATGAAGTATCTTCTATCATTGTAAATGCAGATGCTGTTGAGATTTCAGAAACGCTAAAAGCAATTGGTAAGAGCTTAAAAAAAGGTTTTCAATTTCCTGAACAAACAGAAATTTTAATAGAAATTCCTTTACACAGCTACAAAACTGGACATATCAATAACGAACATCAAATTTGTGCAGATGTAATTCTATTCAACAAAATTAAAGGTAGAATTGTTGCATCCATCAAAAAAAAATCATTTTTATTTCTTGATGAAGAACAACCTCTATTAGATAATGTTGCTTTAAAATTGGGGAATTTGTTAGAAAGAATAGAAATTCAACAAAATGAAATTTCTCTTAAAAGACAAATGGAACGTGCAGATCGTTTAAAAATATTAGGTGAATTAACTGCAGGAATTGCGCACGAATTAAATACACCTTTAGCCAATATTTTGGGTTTTGCAGAGCTTTTAAAAGACGATTTTAAAAATGCTAGCCAAACTACTCAAGATGTAGATAAAATTATAAGCAATGCTATTTTTGCAAGAGAAGTTGTTAAAAAATTAATGTTTTTTGCTTGTGAAATGCCCCAAGAAAAGAAAGAAATAAATATAGTACCCAATATAAAAAATGCCATTAATTTATTAGAAGCAACTTTTAGAAAAGAACAAGTACAACATCATGTAATCATTGACGATTCTGAACTGAATTTAAAAGCAGATACAGTTCAAATTACTCAAATTTTGTTCAATTTAATCATCAATGCTATTTATTTTTCACCTAAAAACGGGTTGGTTACCATTAAAGCGTATCAAACAAAAACACATATATTTTTAGAAATTTTTGATGAAGGCAAAGGAATTTTAGAAGAAAATTTAGATACCATTTTTCAGCCATTTTTTTCTACAAAATCTCCTGGAGATGGCACTGGATTGGGTTTAAGTGTTGTTCATGGAATTGTTGCCAGCCATCAAGGAACTATAAAAGCAAAAAATAACAAATTAAAAGGCGCTTGTTTTACTGTTCAATTACCAAAATCTTAA
- the nhaA gene encoding Na+/H+ antiporter NhaA: MIRKVFLTPFQKFIKIEGFSGILLLLSTIIALIWANSSFGNTYTELWDYKIGISGEGFELKKPLLLWINDGLMAIFFFLIGLEIKREILIGELNSLKKLAFPLFGAIGGALIPVGLYILLNQNPETFKGWGIPMATDIAFSLAVLNALGKKVPLSLKIFLIAFAIVDDIEAVLVIAIFYSGTIKTTLLLIALALLAVLYFLSYKGYYSKFILFFTGIIVWILFLKSGVHPTVAGILLAFSVPISQKIDSSTFITQLENVYNNIKSASILKKPILSNDQIEAMDDLESWSNKFQSPLQHLEHNLHGWVAYFIIPVFALANAGLLIDSSAGIEIALVVNIVICLVLGKGLGIPTVIYIAKKLNLLQIPIDINFKQIIGVSFIAGIGFTMAIFVASLAFASSPEYITSAKIGILLGSLISAVIGYLILRFSAKKK; encoded by the coding sequence ATGATTAGAAAAGTATTTCTTACACCATTTCAAAAATTTATAAAAATTGAAGGTTTTAGTGGAATTTTATTACTGCTAAGTACAATAATTGCTTTAATATGGGCAAATTCTAGTTTTGGAAATACATATACTGAACTTTGGGACTATAAAATAGGAATTTCTGGTGAAGGTTTTGAACTTAAAAAACCATTATTACTTTGGATTAACGATGGCTTAATGGCTATTTTCTTTTTTTTGATTGGATTAGAAATTAAAAGAGAAATTTTAATTGGCGAATTAAATTCCTTAAAGAAATTAGCTTTTCCATTATTTGGTGCTATTGGTGGCGCACTAATTCCTGTGGGTTTATACATTCTTTTAAATCAAAACCCAGAAACATTTAAAGGCTGGGGAATACCAATGGCTACAGATATTGCTTTTTCTTTAGCTGTTTTAAATGCTCTAGGTAAAAAAGTGCCTTTAAGTTTAAAAATATTCTTAATAGCTTTTGCAATAGTAGATGATATTGAAGCTGTCTTAGTCATCGCCATTTTTTATAGTGGTACCATAAAAACAACACTACTTTTAATTGCTTTAGCTTTATTAGCTGTTCTATACTTTTTATCCTATAAAGGATATTACTCGAAGTTTATCTTATTTTTTACGGGAATTATTGTTTGGATTTTATTTTTAAAATCAGGTGTTCACCCAACTGTTGCAGGAATTTTATTAGCTTTTTCTGTGCCTATTAGTCAAAAAATAGATAGTTCTACTTTTATTACACAGTTGGAAAACGTTTATAACAACATTAAAAGTGCTAGCATTTTAAAGAAGCCTATTTTATCTAATGACCAAATAGAAGCTATGGACGATTTAGAAAGCTGGAGTAATAAATTTCAATCGCCTTTGCAGCATTTAGAACATAATTTGCATGGCTGGGTTGCGTATTTTATAATTCCTGTTTTTGCATTGGCAAATGCTGGTTTACTTATAGATAGTTCTGCAGGTATAGAAATTGCTTTGGTAGTTAATATTGTAATCTGTTTAGTATTAGGAAAAGGTTTAGGCATACCAACTGTTATTTATATCGCTAAAAAATTAAACCTATTACAAATCCCTATAGATATCAATTTTAAACAAATTATAGGCGTTTCATTTATTGCTGGTATAGGATTTACAATGGCTATTTTTGTGGCAAGTTTAGCTTTTGCATCAAGTCCAGAATATATAACTTCTGCTAAGATTGGTATTTTATTAGGCTCACTTATTTCAGCAGTTATTGGCTATCTAATTTTAAGGTTTAGCGCAAAAAAAAAGTAA
- the tsf gene encoding translation elongation factor Ts has protein sequence METVKVSAADVKKLREATGAGMMDCKKALVEAGNDFDKAIDVLRKKGQKIAAKRADRESTEGVAVTKINDDKTVGVAIVLACETDFVGKNDSFVALGGQFADIALHTNSKEEFLAADFGGMTVADKLVEQTGVIGEKLEITAFEKVEAAYVGAYTHIGKIAALVGLSAAVDNAEELAKDVAMQVASMGATTLSYKDFDPAFVAAETEARIAVIEKDNIELGRLGKTLKNVPQYISMSQLTPEVLAKAEADAKAELAAEGKPEKIWDRILPGKIDRFIADNTTLDMEQCLLDQTFIKDDKKNVAEYVKTYGDVEVSTFKRVTLG, from the coding sequence ATGGAAACAGTAAAAGTAAGTGCTGCTGATGTTAAAAAGTTAAGAGAAGCTACTGGAGCTGGAATGATGGACTGTAAAAAGGCATTAGTTGAAGCTGGTAATGATTTTGACAAAGCAATTGACGTTTTACGTAAAAAAGGTCAGAAAATTGCTGCAAAAAGAGCTGATAGAGAATCTACAGAAGGAGTTGCAGTAACTAAAATTAACGATGACAAAACTGTTGGTGTTGCAATCGTTTTAGCTTGTGAAACTGATTTTGTTGGTAAAAATGATTCTTTTGTAGCTTTAGGTGGTCAGTTTGCTGATATCGCTTTACATACAAACAGTAAAGAAGAGTTTTTAGCTGCTGATTTTGGTGGAATGACTGTTGCTGATAAATTGGTTGAACAAACTGGTGTAATTGGTGAAAAACTAGAAATTACTGCTTTTGAAAAAGTAGAAGCTGCTTATGTTGGTGCTTACACTCACATTGGTAAAATTGCTGCTTTAGTTGGTTTATCTGCTGCTGTAGATAATGCAGAAGAATTGGCAAAAGATGTTGCTATGCAAGTTGCTTCAATGGGTGCAACTACATTATCTTACAAAGATTTTGATCCTGCATTTGTTGCTGCTGAAACTGAAGCTAGAATTGCAGTAATTGAAAAAGATAATATTGAGTTAGGTAGATTAGGTAAAACGTTGAAAAACGTACCTCAATATATTTCTATGTCTCAATTAACTCCAGAAGTTTTAGCAAAAGCAGAAGCTGATGCTAAAGCTGAATTAGCTGCAGAAGGAAAACCAGAAAAAATCTGGGACAGAATTTTACCAGGAAAAATTGATAGATTCATTGCTGATAACACAACTTTAGATATGGAACAGTGTCTTTTAGATCAAACTTTTATTAAGGATGATAAAAAGAACGTTGCAGAATATGTAAAGACGTATGGTGATGTAGAAGTATCTACTTTTAAAAGAGTTACTTTAGGATAA
- the rpsB gene encoding 30S ribosomal protein S2 — MANINIQELLDSGVHFGHLTRKWNPNMAPYIYTERNGVHIIDLYKTAAKIEETSEALKKIANSGRKILFVATKKQAKDIVSEKAKAVSMPYITERWPGGMLTNFVTIRKAVKKMAHIDRMKQDGSFDALSKREKLQINRQREKLEKNLGSISDMTRLPGALFIVDIKKEHIAVAEAQKLNIPIFAMVDTNSDPREVDFVIPANDDASKSVDKVLSFLTDAIAEGLSERKADKDKVKEAKGPKEPKAPKKEGKAKAAKATDEEE, encoded by the coding sequence ATGGCAAATATAAATATTCAAGAATTATTAGATAGTGGTGTTCATTTTGGACATTTAACTAGAAAGTGGAATCCAAACATGGCTCCATATATTTATACAGAAAGAAATGGTGTACACATCATTGATTTGTATAAAACTGCAGCTAAAATAGAAGAAACTTCAGAAGCTTTAAAAAAGATTGCGAACTCTGGACGTAAAATTTTATTTGTTGCAACAAAAAAACAAGCAAAAGATATCGTATCTGAAAAAGCGAAAGCTGTTAGCATGCCTTACATTACAGAAAGATGGCCAGGTGGAATGTTAACTAACTTTGTTACTATTAGAAAAGCTGTTAAAAAAATGGCTCATATTGATAGAATGAAGCAAGATGGTTCTTTTGATGCCTTATCGAAAAGAGAAAAATTACAAATTAATCGTCAGAGAGAAAAATTAGAGAAGAATTTAGGTTCTATATCTGATATGACTCGTTTACCTGGTGCTTTATTTATTGTGGATATTAAAAAAGAGCACATTGCAGTTGCAGAAGCTCAAAAATTAAACATCCCAATTTTTGCAATGGTAGATACAAACTCTGATCCAAGAGAAGTAGATTTTGTAATTCCTGCAAATGATGATGCTTCTAAGTCTGTAGATAAAGTTTTATCTTTTTTAACAGATGCAATTGCTGAAGGTTTATCTGAAAGAAAAGCAGATAAAGACAAAGTAAAAGAAGCTAAAGGTCCTAAAGAGCCAAAAGCTCCTAAAAAGGAAGGAAAAGCAAAAGCTGCTAAAGCAACTGACGAAGAAGAATAA
- the rpsI gene encoding 30S ribosomal protein S9, producing the protein MDIVHKIGRRKTAVARIYLSEGKGEIVVNNKDYKNYFTTGTLQYKVQQPLMLTENLESYDIKVNVYGGGVTGQAEAIRLAITRALVSINAEHRLILKPEGLLTRDPRMVERKKFGQKKARKKFQFSKR; encoded by the coding sequence ATGGATATAGTACACAAAATAGGTAGAAGAAAAACGGCTGTTGCTCGTATTTATCTTTCTGAAGGAAAAGGAGAAATTGTAGTAAATAATAAAGATTATAAAAACTACTTTACAACAGGAACTTTACAATATAAAGTACAACAACCTTTAATGTTAACAGAAAACTTAGAGTCTTATGATATTAAAGTTAACGTTTATGGTGGTGGAGTTACTGGTCAGGCAGAAGCAATTCGTTTGGCAATTACTAGAGCATTAGTATCTATTAATGCAGAACACAGATTAATTTTAAAACCAGAAGGTTTATTAACTCGTGATCCAAGAATGGTTGAACGTAAGAAATTCGGTCAGAAAAAAGCACGTAAAAAATTCCAATTCTCGAAACGTTAA
- the rplM gene encoding 50S ribosomal protein L13, whose translation MNTLSYKTVSANSATVNKEWVLVDADGQTLGRLASKVAKLIRGKYKPNFTPHVDCGDNVVIINAEKIVLTGNKWKEKSYIRHTGYPGGQRSLTATEMFEKDPTRLIEKAVKGMLPKNILGSALYRNLYVYAGTEHKHAGQAPKAINLNDLI comes from the coding sequence ATGAACACATTAAGTTACAAAACAGTATCAGCAAACAGCGCTACCGTAAACAAGGAGTGGGTTTTAGTTGATGCTGACGGTCAAACGTTGGGTCGTCTAGCTTCTAAAGTAGCAAAGCTAATTAGAGGTAAATATAAACCAAACTTTACTCCTCACGTAGATTGTGGAGACAACGTGGTTATTATCAACGCAGAAAAAATTGTTTTAACGGGTAACAAGTGGAAAGAGAAATCTTACATTCGTCATACAGGATATCCAGGAGGACAAAGATCATTAACTGCAACAGAAATGTTTGAGAAAGATCCTACAAGATTAATCGAAAAAGCAGTAAAAGGTATGTTACCAAAAAATATTTTAGGTAGCGCTTTATACAGAAACTTGTATGTATATGCAGGTACAGAGCACAAACATGCAGGTCAAGCACCTAAAGCTATTAACCTTAACGATCTTATATAA